Proteins from one Lachnospiraceae bacterium genomic window:
- the tdh gene encoding L-threonine 3-dehydrogenase — MSKTMYALVKSEAGVGLTLERVPIPEVGPNDVKIKIHKTSICGTDLHIYNWDEWSQATIKIPTVIGHEYVGEIVEVGEAVSEYQVGQTVTGEGHITCGTCRNCREGNKHLCRNAIGVGVNRNGAFAEYLVIPKDNVVPVTITDTITESMVSSFDPLGNAVHTALSFDMVGEDVLITGCGAIGIMAAAIAHHVGARRVVVTDVNDYRLNLCKEITPSVITVNVAKEKLEDAMKKIGLKEGFDIGLEMSGNGPAFSSMIDNMNNGGKIAVLGIHAKQPQVDWQKIVWNGLTIRGIYGRKVFDTWNKMIFMLESGLDVRKVLTHEFDFKDFQKGFDVMNTGKSGKVVLDWTSAHQE; from the coding sequence ATGAGCAAAACAATGTATGCGCTGGTTAAATCAGAAGCCGGTGTCGGCCTCACACTGGAAAGAGTTCCGATTCCAGAGGTAGGTCCCAACGATGTAAAAATTAAGATTCATAAGACTTCTATTTGTGGCACTGATCTTCACATCTATAACTGGGATGAGTGGTCACAGGCTACGATCAAGATTCCTACGGTAATCGGTCATGAATATGTAGGAGAAATCGTAGAGGTAGGCGAAGCGGTTTCCGAGTATCAGGTAGGGCAAACCGTTACAGGTGAAGGGCATATTACCTGCGGCACCTGCCGAAACTGCCGTGAAGGAAATAAGCATTTATGCCGTAATGCAATCGGCGTAGGCGTTAACCGCAACGGTGCTTTTGCTGAATATCTGGTTATTCCGAAGGACAATGTAGTTCCGGTCACGATCACCGACACGATTACGGAATCGATGGTATCCTCCTTTGATCCGCTTGGCAACGCAGTACATACAGCGCTGAGCTTTGATATGGTGGGAGAAGATGTTTTGATTACCGGCTGCGGAGCGATCGGAATCATGGCAGCAGCGATTGCGCATCATGTGGGAGCTCGCCGTGTAGTTGTTACGGATGTCAATGACTATCGTCTTAATCTTTGTAAAGAAATTACGCCCTCTGTTATTACAGTCAATGTAGCAAAAGAGAAGCTGGAAGATGCAATGAAAAAGATTGGTCTGAAAGAAGGCTTTGACATTGGTTTAGAGATGTCAGGCAATGGTCCTGCCTTTTCCTCTATGATTGACAATATGAATAACGGCGGTAAAATCGCAGTGCTGGGAATTCATGCAAAGCAGCCGCAGGTTGACTGGCAGAAGATTGTTTGGAATGGTCTGACGATTCGCGGTATTTACGGCCGTAAGGTATTTGATACCTGGAATAAGATGATCTTTATGCTGGAAAGCGGCCTGGATGTAAGAAAAGTATTGACGCATGAGTTTGATTTTAAAGATTTCCAGAAGGGCTTTGATGTTATGAATACCGGTAAGTCTGGTAAGGTTGTTTTAGACTGGACTTCCGCACACCAGGAATAA
- a CDS encoding glycine C-acetyltransferase: MKTAYKYFQETLSQLKADGLYKNERIITTPQQSHIDTTAAKNVINMCANNYLGLSNNERLIAAAKDSYDKWGYGLSSVRFICGTQEIHKDLEKKISDFLGMDDTILYSSCFDANGGLFETLLDAECAIISDELNHASIIDGVRLCKAQRFRYKNNDMDDLKRCLEEAKDAKIKLIATDGVFSMDGIIANLQGICDLAEEYDALVMVDDSHAVGFMGEHGRGTHEACGVMGRVDIITGTLGKALGGASGGYTSARQEIVDMLRQKSRPYLFSNTLAPAIASAAHETFTMLMESTALRDKVHENTRYFREEMEKVGFDIIPSTHPIVAVMFYDAHVAGKVAERMLELGVYVTSFVYPVVPKGKARIRTQVSAAHSKEDLDYVVKCFKQVKEEMGL, encoded by the coding sequence ATGAAAACAGCATATAAGTATTTTCAAGAGACATTAAGTCAGTTAAAAGCAGACGGTCTGTATAAAAATGAGCGCATCATTACCACACCGCAGCAGAGCCATATTGATACAACGGCGGCTAAAAATGTAATCAACATGTGCGCCAATAACTATCTTGGCTTATCCAATAATGAAAGATTGATTGCCGCAGCAAAGGATAGCTATGATAAGTGGGGCTATGGCCTTTCTTCCGTGCGTTTCATCTGTGGTACGCAGGAGATCCATAAGGATCTGGAGAAAAAAATCAGTGATTTTCTTGGCATGGACGATACGATTTTGTACAGCTCCTGCTTCGATGCCAATGGAGGCCTGTTCGAGACGCTGCTGGATGCAGAATGTGCGATCATCAGCGATGAGTTAAACCATGCCAGCATTATTGATGGCGTTCGTCTGTGTAAGGCACAGAGATTCCGTTATAAAAACAATGACATGGATGATTTAAAACGCTGCTTAGAAGAAGCTAAGGATGCGAAAATCAAATTGATTGCTACCGACGGCGTATTCTCCATGGATGGCATTATCGCTAATCTGCAGGGAATTTGTGATCTGGCAGAAGAGTATGATGCATTGGTGATGGTAGATGATAGCCATGCCGTTGGATTCATGGGTGAGCATGGACGCGGCACACATGAAGCATGTGGCGTTATGGGACGCGTAGATATCATCACAGGTACGCTTGGCAAGGCACTTGGCGGAGCCTCTGGCGGTTATACCAGCGCACGTCAGGAAATTGTGGATATGCTTCGTCAGAAGAGCCGTCCCTATCTGTTTTCTAATACACTTGCTCCCGCGATTGCAAGCGCAGCTCATGAGACCTTTACCATGCTGATGGAGAGCACGGCGCTGCGTGATAAGGTGCATGAAAATACCCGCTATTTTAGAGAAGAGATGGAAAAGGTTGGATTTGATATCATCCCCAGTACGCATCCGATCGTAGCCGTGATGTTCTATGATGCGCATGTGGCCGGTAAGGTTGCAGAGCGTATGCTGGAGCTGGGTGTGTATGTAACCAGCTTTGTATATCCGGTTGTTCCGAAAGGAAAGGCAAGAATCCGTACTCAGGTTTCCGCTGCACACAGCAAGGAGGATCTGGATTACGTGGTGAAATGCTTTAAGCAGGTTAA